The Helicobacter mustelae genome has a segment encoding these proteins:
- a CDS encoding M48 family metallopeptidase, which produces MKPQNIEIHRRKKIKSIRLAIKGDLSLHISVPMTYDQNQIKALLIKFAPWIEKSLKKILQTQQKQEDILRAHPQQVPIFGDWREVSEYKSIELLRKILLEMLKERVGHWAAKMQVSPQKISIRSNKKILGSCNYKNDLSFSILLVFAPISLIDSVVIHELAHILHKNHSKKFWDFVGQFCRDHRDARRIFKEQMGLYVLFYEHYYESQKSS; this is translated from the coding sequence ATGAAACCCCAGAATATAGAAATCCATAGGAGAAAAAAAATCAAAAGCATCAGGCTGGCCATCAAAGGGGATTTAAGCCTGCATATTTCTGTGCCCATGACCTATGACCAAAACCAAATCAAAGCGCTTTTAATTAAATTTGCTCCTTGGATTGAGAAATCCCTAAAAAAAATCCTACAAACCCAGCAAAAACAAGAAGACATCCTGCGCGCTCATCCCCAGCAAGTTCCTATATTTGGGGATTGGCGCGAAGTCTCTGAATACAAAAGCATAGAGTTACTTAGAAAAATCTTGCTAGAGATGCTAAAAGAGCGCGTAGGACACTGGGCAGCAAAGATGCAGGTCTCCCCGCAAAAAATCTCCATCCGATCTAACAAAAAAATCCTAGGGAGCTGCAATTACAAAAACGACCTAAGTTTTTCGATTCTGCTTGTTTTTGCCCCCATTTCTCTCATCGATTCTGTTGTGATCCACGAACTCGCTCACATTTTGCACAAAAATCACAGTAAAAAATTCTGGGATTTTGTGGGGCAGTTTTGTAGGGATCATAGGGATGCGCGCAGGATTTTTAAAGAGCAAATGGGGCTGTATGTGCTTTTTTATGAGCATTACTATGAATCCCAAAAATCTAGCTAG
- the rplI gene encoding 50S ribosomal protein L9 has translation MKVLLLENVKGLGVIGDICEVKDGYGQNFLIAKGKAKHATNEVIRKHQAQMRKEAEIHALELAEKKQFIQTLSGITVSISKKVGANDALFGAITKEEIAESLHSQHNLELNKKDIEIKHPIKNLGSHEVEVKLGDGISGVLKLEVVAQG, from the coding sequence ATGAAGGTTTTGCTCTTAGAAAATGTCAAGGGGTTGGGCGTAATAGGCGATATCTGCGAAGTCAAAGATGGATATGGACAGAATTTCCTCATCGCAAAGGGCAAGGCAAAACACGCAACCAATGAAGTAATTAGAAAACATCAGGCTCAAATGCGAAAAGAGGCAGAAATCCATGCGTTAGAGCTTGCGGAAAAAAAACAATTCATCCAAACACTTAGCGGTATTACTGTGAGTATCAGCAAAAAAGTCGGTGCAAATGATGCGCTATTTGGGGCAATCACAAAAGAGGAGATCGCAGAATCCCTGCATTCTCAGCACAATTTAGAGCTCAATAAAAAAGACATCGAGATCAAGCATCCCATCAAGAATTTGGGCAGCCATGAGGTGGAGGTTAAGCTTGGGGATGGAATTTCTGGCGTACTCAAGCTTGAAGTAGTTGCACAAGGGTGA
- the hslV gene encoding ATP-dependent protease subunit HslV: protein MFEATTILGYRGEYEGKKYAIVGGDGQVTFGNCVLKSNATKIRKLYNNRILSGFAGSTADAFWLFDMFEQILENKKGDLVRGVLEFSKLWRKDKYLRKLEAMMIVLDKDHIFILSGTGDVVEPEDNKIASIGSGGNYALSAARALDRFTSLHPRELVQNALNIAGEICIYTNTNIKILELE from the coding sequence ATGTTTGAAGCAACTACCATATTGGGCTATAGAGGGGAATATGAAGGCAAGAAATATGCCATTGTCGGCGGGGATGGGCAGGTGACTTTTGGGAATTGTGTGCTCAAAAGCAATGCCACTAAGATTCGTAAACTCTACAACAATAGGATTTTAAGTGGCTTTGCAGGCAGCACCGCAGATGCCTTTTGGCTGTTTGATATGTTTGAGCAGATTTTGGAAAACAAAAAAGGGGATTTGGTGCGCGGTGTGCTGGAATTTAGCAAGCTGTGGAGGAAGGATAAATATCTGCGCAAGCTTGAGGCGATGATGATTGTATTAGATAAGGATCATATTTTTATTCTCAGTGGAACGGGCGATGTGGTCGAGCCTGAGGACAACAAAATTGCCTCCATTGGCAGTGGTGGAAATTATGCGCTAAGTGCAGCTAGAGCGCTAGATCGCTTTACTTCTCTCCATCCACGTGAGCTTGTGCAAAATGCTTTGAATATTGCTGGTGAAATTTGTATTTATACGAATACCAATATCAAGATTTTGGAGCTAGAATGA
- the hslU gene encoding HslU--HslV peptidase ATPase subunit: protein MNQQSMTPREITRHLDEYIIGQDEAKRAIAIALRNRYRRLQLDEKIREEVTPKNIMMIGSTGVGKTEIARRMAKMMNLPFVKVEASKYTEVGFVGRDVESMVRDLVSASIHLVESECRQSAQTQIQEYILQKITRILMPPLPDTITQEKKEEYTQSFEKMYQKVKNGAMDHVKIEIEIQKRLLENDNNMPPELIKVQESIIKVLSKNQEMIKKEMTIKEAKIALQEEASERILDMEKIKTEALERAQTSGIIFIDEIDKVAVGSRDGSRQDPSKEGVQRDLLPIVEGSMVNSKYGAIKTDHILFIAAGAFHLSKPSDLIPELQGRFPIRVELDSLSEEVMYQILTQTKTSIIKQYQALLSTEDVNLVFEDDALRELARLSYHANQKNEDIGARRLHTTMERVLEEISFDADLHAGKTYTITKNHIQEKLENLVENTDLAKYIL, encoded by the coding sequence ATGAATCAGCAAAGCATGACACCAAGGGAAATAACCAGGCATCTAGATGAGTATATCATTGGGCAGGATGAGGCCAAGAGGGCCATTGCTATTGCACTGAGGAATCGTTATCGTCGCTTGCAGCTTGATGAGAAAATCCGCGAAGAGGTCACACCCAAAAACATTATGATGATCGGATCTACGGGTGTAGGGAAAACAGAGATCGCGCGCAGAATGGCCAAAATGATGAATTTGCCATTTGTGAAAGTAGAGGCGAGTAAATACACAGAAGTGGGTTTTGTGGGGAGGGATGTGGAGTCTATGGTGCGCGATCTTGTGAGTGCTAGCATCCATCTTGTGGAGAGTGAATGTCGCCAAAGCGCACAAACTCAAATCCAAGAATACATCCTTCAAAAGATCACAAGAATCTTGATGCCTCCACTCCCAGACACCATCACCCAAGAGAAAAAAGAAGAATACACCCAGAGCTTTGAGAAAATGTACCAAAAGGTGAAAAATGGGGCGATGGATCATGTCAAAATAGAAATTGAGATTCAAAAAAGGCTGTTAGAAAATGACAATAACATGCCTCCTGAGCTTATCAAAGTCCAAGAGAGTATCATCAAGGTGCTCAGCAAAAACCAAGAAATGATAAAAAAAGAAATGACCATAAAAGAAGCCAAGATTGCACTACAAGAAGAGGCTAGCGAGAGAATTTTGGATATGGAAAAAATCAAAACCGAGGCCTTGGAGCGTGCCCAAACAAGTGGGATTATTTTCATCGATGAAATCGATAAGGTCGCTGTTGGAAGCAGGGATGGATCAAGACAAGATCCCAGCAAAGAGGGCGTACAGCGGGATTTGTTACCCATCGTAGAGGGTAGCATGGTGAATAGCAAATATGGTGCGATCAAAACTGATCACATTTTATTCATCGCTGCAGGAGCATTCCACCTAAGCAAGCCCAGCGACCTCATCCCAGAGCTGCAGGGGAGATTTCCCATCCGCGTGGAACTAGATTCTCTAAGTGAGGAAGTGATGTATCAAATCCTCACTCAGACAAAAACCTCCATTATTAAGCAGTATCAGGCATTGCTTAGCACAGAGGATGTAAATCTAGTCTTTGAGGATGATGCACTAAGAGAGTTAGCTAGGCTTTCTTACCATGCCAACCAAAAAAACGAAGACATCGGCGCGCGCAGGCTGCACACCACGATGGAGAGGGTATTAGAAGAGATTAGCTTTGATGCGGATTTGCATGCTGGCAAAACCTACACCATCACCAAAAATCACATCCAAGAAAAATTAGAAAATCTTGTAGAAAACACAGATCTGGCAAAATACATCCTTTGA
- the era gene encoding GTPase Era, which yields MQTNEQTRCGYVGVIGKPNVGKSTFLNKIIGQQIALVSHKANATRKRMNFIIPFEEDGIQSQIIFVDTPGLYEGAKLLNVFMLKEAMRAHQESDLILFIISATDPYARQTYEEFLAFNANKPHIILLNKIDLIDKKKLLSLLDSYQCHQDKFLAIIPFSAKKDEDFSALLRVIHHYLPKSPFLFDMNQLTDHKMRDIYKELIRESLFDFLSEELPYESEVVIEKVIEGDLFEKIFAKIFVEKESQKSMVIGRNASTIKRIGRHSREKIEHLTEKKIFLQLNVFVQKSWSKQKDKLKNFGYDIDD from the coding sequence ATGCAGACAAATGAGCAGACGCGGTGTGGATATGTAGGTGTGATCGGCAAGCCCAATGTAGGCAAAAGCACCTTTCTCAATAAAATTATAGGCCAGCAGATCGCATTAGTCTCTCACAAAGCCAATGCTACGAGAAAAAGAATGAATTTCATCATTCCTTTTGAGGAGGATGGAATCCAAAGTCAGATCATTTTTGTGGATACTCCCGGGCTTTATGAGGGCGCAAAATTACTCAATGTCTTCATGCTCAAAGAGGCTATGAGAGCGCATCAAGAAAGCGATTTGATTTTGTTTATCATCAGTGCCACCGATCCTTATGCGCGCCAGACTTATGAGGAATTTTTAGCCTTTAATGCAAATAAACCTCACATCATTTTGCTCAATAAGATTGATCTCATTGATAAAAAAAAGCTTTTATCCCTGCTAGATTCCTACCAATGCCATCAGGACAAATTTCTAGCCATCATTCCCTTTAGCGCCAAAAAAGATGAGGATTTTTCTGCGTTACTTAGAGTCATTCATCATTATCTTCCTAAGTCGCCCTTTTTGTTTGACATGAATCAGCTCACAGATCACAAGATGCGTGATATTTACAAGGAATTGATTCGCGAGAGTCTGTTTGATTTTTTGAGCGAGGAGCTGCCCTATGAGAGTGAAGTTGTGATAGAAAAAGTGATAGAGGGGGATCTGTTTGAGAAAATTTTTGCTAAAATTTTCGTCGAAAAAGAAAGCCAAAAATCGATGGTTATTGGCAGGAATGCAAGCACCATCAAGCGCATTGGCAGACATTCTCGAGAAAAGATTGAACACTTAACAGAAAAAAAGATATTTTTGCAATTGAATGTTTTTGTGCAAAAATCTTGGAGCAAACAAAAAGACAAACTCAAAAATTTTGGTTATGACATAGATGACTAG
- a CDS encoding L,D-transpeptidase Cds6 family protein, translating to MLKKLSLIFLLFSLGFSTENSLVEIVQNYRHNGIESTRQILDKVLEKESFWMEVLGNQDTDFGYYEGANFLFLFNKDNASLILYKIENGHLTQLQQTNAIMGIGGGAKQKKGDKVTPIGVYNFVELLEKLDPYYGPMAFATNYPNTYDNLLNRTGSGIWLHGLPLNGDRKDQNTKGCIAVENNLIQEFNKTIDYKKTLLLSYDKDLPKAEKKDLALILSMLYQWKDAWVHNDIKRYLGFYAPDFKKADGSSLAKFSAYKTRVFNKKEEKSIRFYDIDVVPYPNIEGKQLFRVTFLQHYTAYKNKSMTYNSKDSKELYVQIHDNKASIFIEK from the coding sequence ATGCTAAAGAAACTTTCATTAATTTTTTTGCTTTTTTCCTTGGGATTTAGTACGGAAAATAGCTTGGTGGAGATCGTGCAAAATTACCGCCACAACGGGATAGAGTCCACCAGGCAGATTTTAGATAAAGTTTTGGAAAAAGAGAGTTTTTGGATGGAGGTTTTGGGGAATCAAGATACGGATTTTGGCTACTATGAAGGCGCTAATTTTCTCTTTCTTTTCAACAAAGATAATGCCAGTCTCATTCTCTACAAGATAGAAAACGGCCATCTTACGCAGCTGCAGCAAACAAATGCCATCATGGGCATAGGAGGAGGGGCCAAGCAAAAAAAGGGTGATAAGGTCACGCCCATTGGGGTGTATAATTTTGTAGAATTGCTTGAAAAGCTCGATCCATACTATGGCCCCATGGCATTTGCCACCAACTATCCCAACACCTATGACAATCTTTTAAATCGTACAGGATCTGGAATCTGGCTGCATGGCCTGCCTCTCAATGGCGATCGTAAAGACCAAAATACCAAGGGTTGCATCGCGGTAGAAAATAACCTCATCCAAGAATTTAACAAAACCATCGATTATAAAAAAACCCTGCTTCTCTCCTATGACAAGGATCTGCCAAAAGCAGAAAAAAAGGATCTCGCACTCATTCTCTCTATGCTCTATCAGTGGAAAGATGCCTGGGTGCATAATGACATCAAGCGCTACCTGGGATTTTATGCGCCAGACTTCAAAAAAGCAGATGGTTCCTCGTTGGCTAAGTTCAGCGCCTACAAAACCAGAGTCTTCAACAAGAAAGAAGAAAAAAGCATTCGATTCTATGATATTGATGTCGTGCCCTATCCCAATATTGAGGGGAAGCAGCTTTTTCGCGTGACTTTTTTACAGCATTACACTGCCTACAAAAACAAATCCATGACCTACAACTCTAAAGACAGCAAAGAGCTCTATGTCCAAATCCATGACAACAAGGCTTCTATTTTTATCGAAAAATAA
- a CDS encoding P-loop NTPase fold protein produces MNPVDFADRDTCKEKIMEIIKENKDRPIAIAINGKWGVGKTYFWKNMLAPLLATELKKKVLYTSFFGKNNEQDIIQDLVAQFLKAANAKLEVMKNISKIFGKALAPNIGFIFNLFGEKDLRDAVVCIDDFERLSDKIPLQDSLGLICELKENKRCSVIVLYNEDELFKIEKPDPKNDSNKSEPTRNARNKSIFEKYKEKVFDFQIKFAPSTAEQFSLLAFKLSRDFDSYQYLPEILNVDELLKLHHSTNLRDLNRVNYAYQILLKDFSIGYPSEDFEKTYCYLLYSLVYAYCFQADFEAYASSITPPALRFPAASSGLSDYFRDSSLLMAVTTDLLSPCASFGNDLLRRYFSPILGKVLMLIEQTGFSYTRIYSAKESGLTLLEKHRNFLKNFTHKILSDTSFHKDFLQELQQANHDLKEASINFFLKHQNNLEALPYIFGFRILNYSSRVFDPKNKREEALSTSEVRSILDLTRGSLLDLIMEEHKDACLELLHQWCEHAYPWVRDKRNEDREKYFWVDRYTFFIPLKEALERKNIDLPQNDLIKLLPIPK; encoded by the coding sequence ATGAATCCTGTTGATTTTGCAGACAGAGATACTTGCAAAGAAAAAATCATGGAAATTATTAAAGAAAATAAAGATAGGCCTATTGCTATTGCAATCAATGGAAAATGGGGTGTAGGAAAAACTTATTTTTGGAAAAACATGCTAGCTCCATTACTGGCGACTGAGTTGAAGAAAAAAGTGCTTTACACTTCATTTTTTGGTAAAAATAATGAACAAGACATTATTCAAGATCTCGTAGCGCAATTTTTGAAAGCAGCAAATGCAAAGCTAGAGGTGATGAAAAATATTTCCAAGATCTTTGGCAAAGCTCTGGCCCCCAATATTGGCTTTATTTTTAATCTCTTTGGAGAAAAAGACTTGCGCGATGCGGTTGTATGCATCGATGACTTTGAGCGATTGTCAGATAAAATCCCCTTGCAGGATAGCTTGGGGCTAATATGTGAGCTCAAAGAGAATAAGAGATGTTCTGTAATTGTACTCTACAATGAAGATGAGTTATTTAAAATCGAAAAACCCGATCCAAAAAATGATTCAAACAAGTCTGAGCCAACGAGGAATGCAAGGAATAAGAGCATATTTGAAAAATACAAGGAAAAGGTATTTGATTTTCAAATAAAATTTGCCCCATCCACCGCAGAGCAGTTTTCTCTATTGGCATTCAAACTCAGCAGGGATTTTGATTCTTATCAGTATTTGCCTGAGATTCTCAATGTTGATGAGCTCTTAAAACTTCATCATTCTACGAATTTGAGGGATTTGAATAGAGTGAATTATGCCTACCAAATCCTTCTAAAAGATTTTTCTATAGGATATCCTTCCGAGGATTTTGAGAAGACTTATTGCTATTTGCTCTATTCTCTTGTTTATGCCTATTGCTTTCAAGCTGATTTTGAAGCATATGCCTCCTCTATAACACCACCAGCTTTGCGTTTTCCAGCCGCTTCATCTGGTTTGTCAGATTATTTCAGAGATTCTTCTTTACTCATGGCTGTGACAACAGATTTGCTATCCCCATGCGCTTCATTTGGCAATGATTTATTGAGAAGATATTTTTCGCCAATATTGGGCAAAGTTCTTATGTTGATTGAGCAAACAGGCTTTTCCTATACGCGAATCTACTCTGCAAAAGAGAGTGGATTAACACTGCTAGAGAAACACAGAAATTTTCTTAAAAATTTTACCCACAAAATTCTATCAGACACTTCTTTTCATAAGGATTTTTTACAAGAGTTGCAACAAGCTAATCATGATCTTAAAGAGGCTTCCATCAATTTCTTTCTCAAACATCAAAACAATTTAGAAGCCCTTCCTTATATCTTTGGTTTTAGGATTCTAAATTATTCATCAAGAGTTTTTGATCCTAAAAACAAGAGAGAAGAAGCCTTAAGCACCTCTGAAGTGCGTTCTATATTGGATCTAACAAGGGGTTCTTTATTGGATCTTATTATGGAAGAACATAAAGATGCTTGCTTAGAACTATTGCATCAATGGTGCGAGCATGCATACCCTTGGGTAAGGGATAAGCGGAATGAGGATCGTGAAAAATATTTTTGGGTAGATCGGTATACTTTTTTCATCCCGCTCAAAGAAGCATTGGAACGAAAAAACATCGATCTTCCACAAAATGATTTGATAAAACTCCTTCCAATTCCAAAATGA